In Anaerolineae bacterium, a genomic segment contains:
- a CDS encoding dynamin family protein: MLRRFLTSRQDELLRRERELLIALQTALHRFGAEEADLETLYQAQRQLDELFLLVVVGEFNSGKSAFINALLGEPFLTEGVTPTTAHIYLLRHGQANRQISPDGIILLFHPAEWLQDINLVDTPGTNAIIQRHQQLTEAFIPRSDLVLFVTSADRPFSESERAFLDLIRDWGKKVVMIINKIDILESPEEVEQVVAFVRENAQRLLGLYPEVFPISARLALRAKTLAAGPERETLWERSRFAALEAYILNVLDERERIRLKLFNPLGVAQRLAAKYLAQVHDRQRLLREDTATTEAIEAELTAYEADMRRDFRYHLSHVDNVLHEMTLRGLAFFDETVRLGRLLDLLNAERLRGEFERIVIADSVVQVEAHVNELINWMVDQDFRQWQAVTEYLNRRVAQHQERIIGRVGGAFENHRRELLASVGRVASEIVRSYDHRRQAREIATSVQAAVAQTALVEVGAVGLGALLVKLLATTLADVTGLLAAGVLAALGLYVLPMRRHKAKADLQARVDELRQRLADTLTHQFEDELTRSLARIRDAISPYTRFVRSEQAKLEQIEHNLKAIEAELQHLRLAICELA, from the coding sequence GTGCTACGCCGGTTTCTCACCTCTCGACAAGATGAGCTGCTTCGCCGCGAGCGCGAGCTTCTGATAGCGTTGCAGACCGCGCTCCATCGGTTCGGCGCCGAAGAGGCTGACCTAGAGACTTTGTATCAAGCTCAGCGCCAGCTCGATGAGCTCTTCCTCCTGGTCGTTGTGGGAGAATTTAACTCTGGCAAGTCTGCTTTCATCAACGCCTTGCTAGGTGAACCGTTTCTGACCGAAGGGGTGACCCCCACCACCGCTCATATTTATCTGCTGCGTCATGGACAAGCCAACCGCCAGATCAGCCCGGATGGAATCATTCTCCTCTTTCATCCGGCTGAGTGGCTCCAGGACATCAATCTGGTGGATACCCCGGGCACCAACGCGATCATCCAACGGCATCAGCAGCTCACCGAGGCGTTCATCCCCCGCAGCGATCTGGTGCTGTTCGTGACCTCGGCCGATCGCCCTTTCTCCGAATCCGAACGCGCCTTTCTCGACCTCATCCGGGACTGGGGCAAAAAGGTTGTGATGATCATCAACAAGATAGATATCCTGGAGAGCCCGGAGGAGGTGGAACAGGTGGTCGCTTTCGTCCGGGAAAACGCGCAGCGCCTGTTAGGCCTGTACCCTGAGGTGTTCCCTATTTCCGCCAGGCTAGCCTTGCGGGCTAAAACGCTTGCGGCCGGCCCGGAGCGCGAGACTTTGTGGGAGCGCTCTCGCTTCGCTGCGTTGGAGGCCTATATCCTGAACGTCCTGGACGAGCGCGAGCGCATCCGGTTAAAGCTGTTCAACCCTCTCGGCGTGGCCCAGCGTCTGGCCGCTAAATACCTTGCTCAGGTGCATGATCGTCAAAGATTGCTGCGCGAGGATACAGCCACCACCGAGGCGATCGAGGCCGAGCTGACCGCTTACGAAGCGGATATGCGACGGGACTTTCGCTACCACCTCAGCCACGTGGACAACGTCTTGCATGAGATGACCCTGCGAGGGCTCGCCTTCTTCGATGAGACGGTACGGCTGGGCCGGCTGTTGGACTTGCTCAATGCCGAGCGCCTGCGTGGTGAGTTCGAGCGGATCGTGATCGCCGACTCAGTAGTGCAGGTAGAGGCGCATGTAAATGAGCTGATCAACTGGATGGTGGATCAGGACTTCCGGCAGTGGCAGGCGGTGACAGAGTACCTTAACCGCCGCGTTGCTCAACATCAGGAGCGGATCATCGGCCGCGTCGGCGGGGCCTTTGAAAACCATCGGCGGGAGCTGCTAGCTTCGGTAGGCCGCGTCGCTAGCGAGATCGTCCGCTCGTATGATCACCGGCGGCAGGCCCGTGAGATCGCGACCTCTGTGCAGGCTGCCGTCGCCCAAACCGCCCTGGTAGAGGTGGGAGCGGTGGGGTTGGGCGCGCTGTTGGTCAAACTCCTCGCCACCACGTTGGCTGATGTCACCGGGCTGTTGGCCGCCGGTGTGCTAGCCGCCCTCGGACTATACGTGCTGCCAATGCGGCGACACAAGGCCAAAGCCGACTTGCAAGCCCGCGTGGACGAGCTACGCCAACGATTAGCCGATACGTTGACCCATCAATTCGAGGACGAACTGACGCGCTCACTGGCCCGCATCCGGGACGCTATCAGCCCCTACACGCGCTTCGTGCGCAGCGAGCAGGCCAAGCTGGAGCAGATCGAGCACAACCTGAAGGCCATCGAGGCCGAGCTCCAACACCTGCGCCTGGCCATCTGCGAGCTGGCATGA
- a CDS encoding class I mannose-6-phosphate isomerase, translating into MEKYLYPLTFEPRFRDYLWGGRNLEMFGRRLPAGIIAESWDISGHPSSPTAVDAGPYRGRLLPELLEELGLDLVGVRNRSALELGKFPLLIKLLDANQDLSVQVHPDDAYAHEYEGGELGKTEMWYVLRAAPGARLIYGLRRGVTRERFVQALQTGTLESCLHYLPVRKGDAIFIPAGTVHALLAGLVVAEVQQNSDATYRVYDWNRLGPDGRPRPLHIEKALEVINFSQIEPEAYTPQLVEMREGIRREVISRCQYFTVERVQLATKAAWVGHCTGETFEIWGCMEGECAITWAGDPVALPAVRFALLPAALGDFAVAAAKPSIALRVYIE; encoded by the coding sequence ATGGAGAAGTACCTATATCCACTGACGTTTGAGCCGCGATTTCGGGATTACCTGTGGGGTGGGCGCAATCTAGAGATGTTCGGCCGACGGCTGCCGGCTGGGATCATCGCGGAGAGTTGGGATATCAGCGGCCACCCGTCATCCCCTACGGCGGTGGACGCTGGCCCTTACCGGGGTCGCCTGTTGCCGGAATTGTTGGAAGAGCTAGGACTCGATCTAGTGGGAGTGCGCAATCGGAGCGCGCTAGAGCTAGGGAAGTTCCCGCTGTTGATCAAGTTGCTAGACGCCAACCAAGATCTGAGCGTGCAGGTACATCCTGACGATGCCTATGCCCACGAGTACGAGGGCGGAGAGCTTGGCAAAACGGAGATGTGGTATGTGTTGCGTGCGGCGCCCGGTGCTCGGTTGATCTATGGACTACGGCGCGGCGTGACTCGGGAGCGATTTGTACAGGCATTACAAACGGGCACGCTGGAGTCCTGTCTCCATTACCTACCTGTACGCAAGGGCGATGCCATTTTTATTCCAGCGGGGACAGTCCACGCGCTACTGGCTGGGCTGGTAGTGGCGGAGGTCCAGCAGAATTCCGACGCCACGTATCGGGTGTATGACTGGAACCGATTGGGGCCCGATGGCCGGCCACGCCCATTGCACATCGAAAAAGCGCTGGAAGTGATAAACTTCAGCCAGATCGAACCAGAGGCTTATACACCGCAGTTGGTAGAAATGCGCGAGGGGATCCGGCGAGAGGTGATCAGTCGCTGTCAGTACTTCACGGTGGAGAGGGTGCAACTAGCGACCAAAGCCGCATGGGTCGGCCACTGCACCGGTGAGACCTTTGAGATTTGGGGTTGCATGGAGGGTGAGTGTGCTATCACCTGGGCAGGCGACCCTGTAGCACTGCCCGCAGTGCGCTTTGCTTTATTGCCGGCCGCCCTTGGCGATTTCGCAGTAGCGGCCGCGAAGCCATCGATCGCGCTGCGCGTGTACATCGAATAA
- a CDS encoding transcriptional repressor, whose translation MIHCINYEPAVGISELLEALRRSGYKVTRARRMVLEALIAATGHATASDVVTRVQAHAPGVGRASVYRALDLFSQLGLVQASGLGSAATTYTLAPAGHHHHLVCVRCHKIVEFDDCYLADLQRQLAERFGFQINGHLVEMYGRCPGCLEE comes from the coding sequence ATGATACATTGTATCAATTATGAGCCTGCTGTGGGGATCTCGGAGCTGTTAGAGGCTTTGCGACGCTCTGGATATAAGGTCACTCGAGCGCGCCGGATGGTGCTAGAGGCCCTGATCGCCGCAACGGGGCATGCCACGGCGTCGGACGTAGTCACAAGAGTGCAGGCACATGCGCCGGGAGTAGGCCGCGCCTCCGTTTATCGGGCGCTAGACCTCTTTAGCCAACTCGGCTTGGTCCAGGCCTCCGGCTTGGGCAGCGCTGCCACCACATACACCCTTGCACCTGCTGGCCATCATCACCATCTCGTCTGCGTCCGCTGCCACAAGATCGTGGAATTTGACGATTGCTATCTGGCCGATCTGCAACGGCAACTGGCTGAGCGGTTCGGATTTCAGATCAACGGCCATCTCGTGGAAATGTATGGACGATGTCCTGGCTGTCTGGAAGAATAG
- a CDS encoding zinc ABC transporter substrate-binding protein, with the protein MAVETFLADIAQDAAGDRLSVEMLFPIMADLRSFEPTPSDTARIVASDG; encoded by the coding sequence TTGGCCGTTGAGACGTTCCTGGCCGACATCGCGCAGGACGCGGCTGGGGATCGGTTATCGGTGGAGATGTTGTTCCCAATCATGGCCGATCTACGTAGCTTCGAGCCGACGCCCAGCGATACGGCCCGCATCGTCGCAAGTGATGGTTGA
- a CDS encoding metal ABC transporter ATP-binding protein, with protein sequence MSSQVQGSGLEGELAQLEVEHLTVAYNGPPVLLDVTFQVPHGARVAVVGPNGAGKSTLFKALVGLLPLRQGRVRVHGRPLGSHLDCVAYVPQREEVDWRFPVTVADVVMMGRYGRLGWFRRPRPEDHEIVRRSLEQMGLAHLRDRPIGELSGGQQQRVFLARALAQEPHILLMDEPFTGVDAATQEAMLALLDQLHARGVTVMVSTHDLNLAATRFDRILLLNRRVIAYGTASEVFTPQSVLEAFSGQALILPGALVIDQCCPPGESERGRNLSTAQARSQWRNG encoded by the coding sequence TTGTCATCACAGGTTCAGGGTTCCGGACTTGAAGGGGAGCTGGCCCAGTTGGAGGTGGAGCACCTAACCGTCGCCTATAACGGCCCGCCCGTCCTCTTAGATGTCACGTTTCAGGTGCCCCATGGCGCGCGCGTGGCTGTAGTCGGCCCGAATGGGGCGGGCAAATCCACCCTCTTCAAGGCCTTAGTGGGCCTGTTACCGCTACGCCAGGGGCGTGTGCGGGTCCACGGGCGGCCGCTAGGCAGCCATCTCGATTGTGTGGCGTATGTGCCCCAGCGTGAGGAGGTAGATTGGCGCTTCCCAGTAACCGTCGCCGATGTGGTGATGATGGGACGGTATGGTCGGCTGGGATGGTTCAGGCGTCCTCGGCCCGAGGATCACGAGATCGTCCGGCGCAGTTTAGAGCAGATGGGGCTGGCCCACTTGAGGGATCGTCCCATCGGTGAGTTGTCCGGAGGGCAGCAACAGCGCGTCTTTCTGGCGCGGGCGCTGGCGCAAGAGCCTCATATTCTGCTGATGGATGAGCCCTTTACCGGCGTGGATGCTGCCACGCAGGAAGCCATGCTGGCGTTGCTCGATCAACTGCACGCCCGCGGGGTGACGGTGATGGTCTCCACTCACGACCTGAATCTGGCGGCCACGCGCTTTGACCGGATATTATTGCTCAACCGCCGCGTGATTGCTTACGGCACGGCCTCTGAGGTCTTCACGCCGCAAAGCGTTCTAGAGGCGTTTAGCGGGCAAGCATTGATCTTGCCGGGAGCGCTGGTGATTGACCAGTGCTGCCCGCCTGGTGAATCGGAGAGAGGCCGGAATCTATCCACTGCACAGGCGAGAAGTCAATGGCGGAATGGTTAA
- a CDS encoding metal ABC transporter permease: MAEWLTAPLAYGFMQRGLLASAMVGVLCAVVGCYVVLRGMAFLGDAMAHAILPGVAIAYLLKGNLLVGALVAAIAVALGIGFFSRQGVIKEDTAIGILFAATLALGVALISSIRTYAVDLTHILFGNVLGISPADLWLTGALSVIVLATVGLLYKEFLVISFDPVLAATLRLPAEQLRLLMLILLALTVVVSLQTVGVGLVAAMLVTPGATAYLLTRRLPAMMALAAAIGVFSSIAGLYLSFYVNVASGAAVVLVATAIFVGAFLLSSKRR; encoded by the coding sequence ATGGCGGAATGGTTAACTGCGCCGCTGGCCTATGGGTTCATGCAGCGAGGGCTTCTGGCATCGGCCATGGTGGGAGTGCTCTGCGCCGTGGTCGGGTGCTACGTAGTCCTGCGTGGGATGGCTTTTCTAGGAGATGCCATGGCACACGCCATCCTGCCTGGCGTGGCTATCGCCTATCTGCTGAAAGGCAACCTGTTGGTGGGCGCGCTGGTGGCAGCGATCGCGGTAGCGCTGGGGATCGGTTTCTTCTCGCGTCAGGGTGTAATCAAGGAGGACACCGCTATCGGCATCCTGTTTGCGGCGACCTTGGCCTTGGGTGTGGCGTTGATTAGCTCAATCCGAACATACGCCGTAGACCTCACCCACATCCTGTTCGGCAATGTGCTGGGGATTAGTCCAGCCGATTTATGGCTGACGGGTGCCCTAAGCGTGATCGTGTTAGCCACCGTGGGGCTGCTGTATAAGGAGTTCCTGGTGATCTCATTCGATCCTGTCCTCGCAGCAACTCTGCGCTTGCCAGCCGAGCAGCTGCGTTTGCTGATGCTGATCTTGCTGGCGCTAACAGTGGTCGTATCGCTGCAGACGGTGGGAGTGGGGCTGGTGGCCGCTATGCTGGTAACGCCGGGGGCCACGGCCTATCTGCTCACGCGCCGGCTGCCGGCGATGATGGCTCTGGCGGCTGCCATCGGGGTCTTCTCCAGCATCGCTGGCCTGTATCTGAGCTTTTACGTGAACGTCGCTTCGGGCGCGGCTGTGGTTCTAGTGGCCACGGCCATCTTTGTAGGCGCATTTCTCTTGTCCTCGAAGAGACGATAA
- a CDS encoding CoA pyrophosphatase, whose product MSPQPRPGIERILDPDLTCRHAGVLVLLYPCPQHCAVRNGTLCLVLTQRSEKVSNHQGQISFPGGSMEPGETAVAAALREAWEELRIPTAALEVIGELSPLYIPHSGFCIHPVVAYAQERPAFLPCTKEVAEVIEVPLAHLLDPRTRQEETWLIHGEPVRVPFYAIGSHKVWGATAMVLAELLALLTSPDAATSS is encoded by the coding sequence ATGTCCCCTCAACCACGGCCTGGTATAGAGCGCATCTTGGACCCCGACCTCACATGCAGACATGCCGGTGTGCTCGTCTTGCTCTATCCATGTCCGCAGCACTGCGCCGTCAGGAATGGGACCCTTTGCCTAGTGCTTACCCAACGCAGTGAGAAGGTGTCGAATCATCAGGGGCAGATCTCATTTCCTGGGGGCAGTATGGAGCCAGGTGAAACAGCCGTTGCTGCTGCGTTGCGCGAGGCATGGGAAGAACTCCGGATTCCCACAGCTGCCTTGGAGGTGATTGGCGAACTATCACCACTCTACATTCCTCACAGCGGATTTTGCATCCACCCTGTCGTGGCCTATGCGCAGGAACGGCCGGCTTTCCTCCCTTGTACCAAAGAAGTGGCGGAAGTGATCGAAGTGCCTTTGGCCCACTTGCTTGATCCGCGCACCCGGCAAGAGGAGACATGGCTAATCCACGGCGAGCCAGTGCGCGTGCCGTTCTATGCCATCGGGTCACACAAAGTCTGGGGCGCAACAGCTATGGTGCTGGCTGAACTGCTAGCCCTGCTAACGAGCCCCGACGCTGCTACGTCCTCATAG